In Oscillatoria sp. FACHB-1407, the sequence CCGTATAAAGGATAGTCCCGTTTAGGAGTAGCCAACATATACGACAAGACTTGTGGGATGCCCACCTTTGGTGAAAACTCTGCTCGCTTAGACTCAATCACCAATACCCAAAGTTGTTCCTTCAACACCAAGATATCGATACGACCTCGTACAACCACACTTTGATCCGTTGCCTCGATCTCCACCGAATCTTCAGTACTGACATAAAACGGTGGTAAAAACATCCCCGACAAATCCAACAAAGGAGCAATCACCGCCAGTTTGACCGTGTTCTCTAACACCGATCGCCGCTCTAAGTTAGAAACGATCGCCCGCACCCGTTCAAGCCGTTGTTGTTCACTTTGTGTCAGTGCTGGTAAGTCTTCTTGCCACTCTGTAAAAAATGCAGGGTCCGATACTTGCTGCAAGTTAAATCGTTGCTCTAAGTCGTAGAGCGTGATTTTATCTGCTGCAATTGTGGAGTAATAAAACGGATCACCAATTTCATTTCCTGAAACCCTTGCTCTGCCGTTGTACTTTTGAAGGTAGGAAAAAAACGGATCACCAATTTTACTCATCACCTTCGTAATCTTCGACCAAATTTTTGATAAAACGGATCGCCAATTCTTGAAAGTGCTTTGGAGTGGGTTTTTCAAGCATCTACCTCACAAAGTTAGACAATTCCTGAAAGTCCTGCCGTATGTAGCATCGATTATACTTCTCCGCCTAAGGAGTTCACCAACCACAAAAATTTTGGAATTTTTTGGATGGTTTACGCTTTGAACCTACTTAAGCTAAAAGTAGGTTAGGTATTCCTACTATTCAAGGTAAAATCGCTAGTTTCTCCAAAATCGTCTGCACGAGTAAAACCCACTGAATAGTTGCCCAATCTCTTATTTAAGTCATAGATAGACAACTTCTCGCAGGATCTGTGCACCAATATGAGGTTTCAACCCCTTTTTCATGACTAGGTCAACCTTTAGCCCCAACAGGTCACTGAGGTAATTCTCTAGTTCACAGAATGTGAGCAACCCAAACCGAAATCCTGGCTCGAACTCGACCAAGACATCAACATCGCTGTTTTGTGTTTGGTCTCCTCGCACATACGAGCCAAAAATACCAATTTGGGCAACATGATATTTCTGCTGAATCAATGGTTTAGCAGATTCTAATCGTTGCTTAATTTCGATTAAAGATTGCATGGGTCTGATGGGCTAAGCGATTGAACAATTTTTGAAAGATTAATCTGAAGCTAGTTTCCAACATTATATTTAAGGGATGTTGAAT encodes:
- a CDS encoding restriction endonuclease subunit R is translated as MSKIGDPFFSYLQKYNGRARVSGNEIGDPFYYSTIAADKITLYDLEQRFNLQQVSDPAFFTEWQEDLPALTQSEQQRLERVRAIVSNLERRSVLENTVKLAVIAPLLDLSGMFLPPFYVSTEDSVEIEATDQSVVVRGRIDILVLKEQLWVLVIESKRAEFSPKVGIPQVLSYMLATPKRDYPLYGLVTNGTDFVFLKLRFEDVPRYGRSRQFVLGQDHDLDRVLQILKRLAEIVE
- a CDS encoding nucleotidyltransferase family protein translates to MQSLIEIKQRLESAKPLIQQKYHVAQIGIFGSYVRGDQTQNSDVDVLVEFEPGFRFGLLTFCELENYLSDLLGLKVDLVMKKGLKPHIGAQILREVVYL